Proteins co-encoded in one Gemmatimonadaceae bacterium genomic window:
- a CDS encoding amidohydrolase family protein, with amino-acid sequence MRLRQHLLVLALAALTGAGVPLPAQPSSSPKAFTGVTLLDGTGRAPVANATILVRAGRIVAAGPAARVRIPAGAERIALTGKFVMPGLVNGHGHAGSVRDLATYAAYGVTTVFSLGDEPADVFAARRSQAKEAPAHARVFLSGPVLTATSPDEARAQVADVAARGVDIVKIRVDDNLGTARKMAPEVYRAVIEAAHARGLRVAVHLYYLDDAKLLLAAGADYIAHSVRDLPVDSAFVSALVAAKVCYTPTLMREVSTFVYESTPAFFSDSLFLAHANRDWMATVLQPARQEATRTSASAQRYKAQLPVAMRNLLAVHRAGVPIAMGTDTGPLGRFQGYFELMELEMMVDAGMTPAAALQSATSVAARCMGVDREVGTLEPGKWADLLVLDASPLERISNLRRQHSVWIGGERLSAP; translated from the coding sequence ATGCGCCTCCGCCAGCACCTCCTCGTTCTTGCCCTTGCCGCCCTGACGGGCGCGGGCGTGCCGCTCCCGGCGCAGCCGTCATCCTCGCCGAAGGCCTTCACCGGCGTCACCCTCCTCGACGGCACCGGCCGCGCCCCCGTCGCCAACGCCACGATACTCGTCCGCGCCGGCCGGATCGTCGCCGCCGGCCCCGCCGCGCGCGTCCGCATCCCCGCCGGCGCGGAGCGCATCGCACTCACGGGGAAGTTCGTGATGCCGGGCCTCGTCAACGGCCACGGGCACGCCGGCAGCGTGCGTGACCTGGCCACCTACGCCGCCTACGGTGTCACCACCGTCTTCTCGCTCGGTGATGAACCGGCGGACGTCTTCGCCGCGCGCCGGAGCCAGGCGAAGGAAGCACCCGCCCATGCGCGTGTCTTCCTCTCCGGCCCGGTGCTCACCGCCACCTCGCCCGATGAGGCGCGCGCCCAGGTGGCCGACGTGGCGGCGCGTGGCGTGGACATCGTCAAGATCCGCGTGGACGACAACCTCGGCACCGCGCGCAAGATGGCGCCCGAGGTCTATCGCGCGGTGATCGAGGCGGCCCATGCGCGCGGACTGCGGGTGGCGGTGCACCTCTACTACCTGGACGACGCGAAGTTGCTGCTCGCGGCCGGCGCCGACTACATCGCCCACAGTGTGCGCGACCTGCCGGTGGACAGCGCCTTCGTGAGCGCGCTGGTGGCAGCGAAGGTGTGCTACACGCCGACGCTGATGCGCGAGGTGTCCACCTTCGTGTACGAGTCGACGCCGGCATTCTTCAGTGATTCGCTCTTCCTGGCCCACGCGAACCGCGACTGGATGGCCACCGTGCTGCAGCCGGCGCGGCAGGAGGCCACCCGCACCAGCGCGAGTGCGCAGCGCTACAAGGCCCAGTTGCCGGTGGCGATGCGGAACCTGCTCGCGGTGCATCGCGCCGGCGTGCCGATCGCGATGGGCACCGACACCGGGCCGCTGGGCCGGTTTCAGGGCTACTTCGAGCTGATGGAGCTGGAGATGATGGTGGACGCCGGCATGACGCCCGCCGCCGCGCTGCAGTCGGCCACGTCGGTGGCGGCGCGCTGCATGGGCGTGGATCGCGAGGTCGGCACGCTGGAGCCGGGCAAGTGGGCGGACCTGCTGGTACTGGACGCATCACCGCTGGAGCGGATTTCGAACCTCCGGCGGCAGCACTCGGTGTGGATCGGTGGGGAGCGACTGTCGGCGCCGTGA
- a CDS encoding type II secretion system F family protein — MATFTYTARSAGGELKTASVEANNRDEVIQMLRKQRLTVVKVDAEKPAKRLGSIGMRDIVVFTRQFSTMINAGLPLVQALDILSKQSENKALQAVTKEVVFDVESGQTVADALRKRPKAFNELYVNMVAAGEAGGILDTILMRLATFIEKTDALVRKVKSAMIYPVTIMTVAAAAIAILLIFVIPTFEKMFAGVGLALPLPTRIVIACSKFLQGYWWALIGGGFGAFVLGNRYYATDAGRLRIDGFLLKVPVLGDVLRKSAVSRFTRTLGTLISSGVSILDGLEITARTSGNRVIQNAIMASRASIAGGETIAGPLQKSGVFPPMVISMISVGEQTGGLDEMLSKIADFYDEEVDTAVGGLLSLLEPLMIVFLGVVVGGMVVAMYLPIFDMMNTVQ, encoded by the coding sequence ATGGCAACGTTCACGTACACGGCCCGGTCCGCGGGTGGCGAACTCAAGACCGCGTCGGTGGAGGCGAACAACCGCGACGAGGTCATCCAGATGCTGCGCAAGCAGCGTCTGACGGTGGTCAAGGTGGATGCCGAGAAGCCGGCCAAGCGGCTCGGCAGCATCGGGATGCGCGACATCGTGGTGTTCACGCGGCAGTTCTCGACGATGATCAACGCCGGCCTGCCGCTGGTGCAGGCGCTGGACATCCTGTCGAAGCAGAGTGAGAACAAGGCGCTGCAGGCGGTGACGAAGGAGGTCGTGTTCGACGTCGAGAGCGGCCAGACGGTGGCCGACGCGCTGCGGAAGCGGCCGAAGGCGTTCAACGAGCTGTACGTGAACATGGTGGCGGCCGGTGAGGCCGGCGGTATCCTGGACACGATCCTGATGCGCCTGGCGACGTTCATCGAGAAGACCGATGCGCTGGTGCGGAAGGTGAAGAGCGCGATGATCTACCCGGTGACCATCATGACGGTGGCGGCGGCGGCGATCGCGATCCTGCTGATCTTCGTGATCCCGACGTTCGAGAAGATGTTCGCGGGGGTGGGCCTGGCGCTGCCGCTGCCGACGCGCATCGTGATCGCGTGCTCGAAGTTCCTGCAGGGGTACTGGTGGGCGCTCATCGGCGGCGGGTTCGGGGCGTTCGTGCTGGGGAACCGGTACTACGCGACCGATGCTGGCCGGCTGCGGATCGACGGCTTCCTGCTGAAGGTGCCGGTGCTGGGTGACGTGCTGCGGAAGAGTGCGGTGAGCCGGTTCACGCGGACGCTGGGCACGCTGATCAGTTCGGGTGTGTCGATCCTCGATGGCCTCGAGATCACGGCGCGGACGTCGGGAAATCGTGTCATCCAGAACGCGATCATGGCGAGCCGGGCGTCGATTGCCGGCGGTGAGACGATCGCGGGTCCGCTGCAGAAGTCGGGGGTGTTTCCGCCGATGGTGATCTCGATGATCTCGGTCGGTGAGCAGACCGGTGGCCTGGACGAGATGTTGTCGAAGATCGCGGACTTCTACGATGAAGAGGTGGACACGGCGGTGGGCGGGTTGTTGTCGCTGCTCGAGCCGTTGATGATCGTGTTCCTGGGTGTGGTGGTCGGTGGCATGGTGGTGGCGATGTACCTGCCGATCTTCGACATGATGAACACGGTGCAGTAG
- a CDS encoding type IV pilus twitching motility protein PilT: MAGHLPPPPTRPASPSAPASSPAAAPAAPVVPPLNLRALLEEVIDREASDLHITVGERPMLRVDGDIVPARTPHVLSGKDTLQLAYSVLTEGQKKRFELDDELDFSFGIAALARFRGNLFKQRGQVAMVVRRIPMIIPTCEELKLLPAIVKFAERPRGLVLVTGPTGSGKSTTLASLLDKVNKERQAHILTVEDPIEFVHKHQQCIVNQREVGTDTKSFAQALKSALREDPDVILVGEMRDLDTISSAITIAETGHLAFATLHTNSAAEAVNRMIDVFPSHQQSQVRAQLAFTLEGIVTQVLLPKMNGKGRAMACEVLVVTPAIRALIRDDKMHQVYSMMQAGKKYGMQTLNDSLYQLYMSREVAEEECLRVSGDPVEFLRMIGKPVPAHMASSSI; the protein is encoded by the coding sequence ATGGCCGGTCACCTGCCGCCGCCGCCCACGCGGCCGGCGTCACCGTCGGCGCCGGCCTCCTCGCCGGCCGCCGCGCCGGCGGCACCGGTGGTGCCCCCGCTCAACCTGCGGGCGCTGCTGGAGGAGGTGATCGACCGTGAGGCCTCGGACCTGCACATCACCGTCGGTGAGCGCCCGATGCTGCGCGTGGATGGCGACATCGTGCCGGCGCGCACCCCGCACGTGCTGAGCGGCAAGGACACGCTGCAGCTGGCGTACAGCGTGCTGACCGAGGGCCAGAAGAAGCGCTTCGAGCTGGACGACGAGCTGGACTTCTCGTTCGGCATCGCGGCGCTGGCGCGGTTCCGCGGCAACCTGTTCAAGCAGCGGGGCCAGGTGGCGATGGTGGTGCGCCGCATCCCGATGATCATCCCGACCTGCGAGGAGCTGAAGCTGCTGCCGGCGATCGTGAAGTTCGCCGAGCGGCCGCGCGGGCTGGTGCTGGTGACGGGGCCGACGGGGTCGGGGAAGAGCACGACGCTGGCGTCGCTGCTGGACAAGGTGAACAAGGAGCGCCAGGCGCACATCCTGACGGTCGAGGACCCGATCGAGTTCGTGCACAAGCACCAGCAGTGCATCGTGAACCAGCGCGAGGTGGGGACCGACACGAAGAGCTTCGCGCAGGCGCTGAAGTCGGCGCTGCGTGAGGACCCGGATGTGATCCTGGTGGGTGAGATGCGCGACCTGGACACGATCAGCTCGGCGATCACGATCGCGGAGACGGGTCACCTGGCGTTCGCGACGCTGCACACCAACAGTGCGGCCGAGGCGGTGAACCGCATGATCGACGTCTTCCCGAGCCACCAGCAGAGCCAGGTGCGGGCGCAGCTCGCGTTCACGCTGGAGGGGATCGTGACGCAGGTGCTGCTGCCGAAGATGAACGGCAAGGGTCGGGCGATGGCGTGCGAGGTGCTGGTGGTGACGCCGGCGATCCGCGCGCTGATCCGTGACGACAAGATGCACCAGGTCTACAGCATGATGCAGGCCGGCAAGAAGTACGGCATGCAGACGCTGAACGACTCGCTGTACCAGCTGTACATGTCGCGCGAGGTGGCGGAGGAGGAGTGCCTGCGCGTGAGTGGCGACCCCGTGGAGTTCCTGCGGATGATCGGAAAGCCCGTCCCGGCGCACATGGCGTCATCGTCGATCTGA
- the tadA gene encoding Flp pilus assembly complex ATPase component TadA, translating into MRAIPSSPGGARPQGYRPPSPSTASGSSLVQHLITSQFLTQEQVAKLVKDLAAANGHGSVPLFAIRAGLLNEVALLKSLSKVHGMPAVDLLKVEPDEKVLRAVPADMALKYRLLPLRREGQKLTVAITDPWNHEATDTLRFATRYEIFPVLAGEVSMQTQLERYYPAPAKSSTEETVNSMLADITSEMSEVEVLETDADENNASLGVDEAPVVRLINAILIEAVQRGASDIHFECFEHELRVRYRVDGALQEVMKPPIKLRASLVSRFKIMSSLNIAERRVPQDGRIKLKFGGKVIDFRVSTLPTLFGEKIVLRILDKGNLTLDLEKFGIEPRAERELMEAVQNPYGMVLVTGPTGSGKTTTLYSCLSKINTGDTNIMTAEDPVEYNLFGINQVLVRNEIGMTFAAALKAFLRQDPNVIMVGEIRDLETGSIAIKAALTGHMVLSTLHTNSAPETITRLMDMGLEPFNVSSALNLILAQRLLRRICKGCREKYVPSDLEFAGAKVTATTTLRELRFSQEALDGAKRGASPDALPFLEGLTLDSQLGALPYFRGKGCDACNGTGYKGRQGLYEVMNMTPAIRKAVIQNLGAAELKDVAVSEGMLTLRMDGWLKVLRGITTLEQVVRETAA; encoded by the coding sequence ATGCGTGCGATCCCCTCGTCCCCGGGGGGAGCACGGCCGCAGGGGTACCGCCCACCGTCGCCGAGCACGGCGTCGGGCAGTTCACTCGTGCAGCACCTCATCACGTCGCAGTTCCTGACGCAGGAGCAGGTGGCGAAGCTGGTGAAGGACCTGGCTGCCGCCAACGGGCACGGGTCGGTGCCGCTGTTCGCGATCCGCGCCGGGTTGCTGAACGAGGTGGCGCTGCTCAAGTCGCTGTCCAAGGTGCACGGGATGCCGGCGGTGGACCTGCTGAAGGTCGAGCCGGACGAGAAGGTGCTGCGCGCGGTGCCGGCCGACATGGCGCTCAAGTACCGGCTGCTGCCGCTGCGCCGCGAGGGCCAGAAGCTCACGGTGGCGATCACCGACCCGTGGAACCACGAGGCCACGGACACGCTCCGGTTCGCGACACGCTACGAGATCTTCCCGGTGCTGGCGGGCGAGGTCTCGATGCAGACGCAGCTCGAGCGCTACTATCCCGCGCCGGCGAAGTCGAGCACCGAGGAGACGGTGAACTCGATGCTCGCGGACATCACGTCCGAGATGTCGGAAGTCGAGGTGCTGGAGACGGATGCCGACGAGAACAACGCGTCGCTGGGCGTGGACGAGGCGCCGGTGGTGCGCCTCATCAACGCGATCCTGATCGAGGCGGTGCAGCGCGGGGCGTCGGACATCCACTTCGAGTGCTTCGAGCACGAGCTGCGCGTGCGCTACCGCGTGGACGGGGCCTTGCAGGAGGTCATGAAGCCGCCCATCAAGCTGCGGGCCTCGCTGGTGAGCCGCTTCAAGATCATGTCGAGCCTGAACATCGCCGAGCGCCGCGTGCCGCAGGACGGCCGCATCAAGCTGAAGTTCGGTGGCAAGGTGATCGACTTCCGCGTGAGCACGCTGCCGACGCTGTTCGGCGAGAAGATCGTGCTCCGGATCCTCGACAAGGGCAACCTGACGCTCGACCTCGAGAAGTTCGGCATCGAGCCGCGGGCCGAGCGGGAGCTGATGGAGGCGGTGCAGAACCCGTACGGCATGGTGCTGGTGACGGGCCCGACGGGCTCGGGCAAGACGACCACGCTGTACTCGTGCCTGTCGAAGATCAACACCGGCGACACGAACATCATGACGGCCGAGGACCCGGTCGAGTACAACCTGTTCGGCATCAACCAGGTGCTGGTGCGCAACGAGATCGGGATGACGTTCGCGGCGGCGCTGAAGGCGTTCCTGCGGCAGGACCCGAACGTGATCATGGTGGGTGAGATCCGCGACCTGGAGACGGGCTCGATCGCGATCAAGGCCGCGCTCACGGGGCACATGGTGCTGAGCACCCTGCACACCAACAGCGCGCCGGAGACGATCACGCGCCTGATGGACATGGGGCTCGAGCCGTTCAACGTGTCGAGCGCGCTGAACCTGATCCTGGCGCAGCGCCTGCTGCGGCGGATCTGCAAGGGGTGCCGCGAGAAGTACGTGCCCTCGGACCTGGAGTTCGCCGGCGCCAAGGTCACGGCCACCACGACGCTGCGCGAGCTGCGCTTCTCGCAGGAGGCGCTGGACGGCGCCAAGCGTGGTGCCTCGCCGGATGCGCTGCCGTTCCTGGAGGGGCTGACGCTCGACTCGCAGCTGGGCGCCCTGCCGTACTTCCGCGGCAAGGGGTGTGACGCCTGCAACGGCACCGGCTACAAGGGCCGCCAGGGCCTGTACGAGGTCATGAACATGACGCCGGCCATCCGGAAGGCGGTGATCCAGAACCTCGGCGCGGCGGAGCTGAAGGACGTGGCCGTGTCGGAGGGGATGCTGACGCTGCGCATGGACGGCTGGCTCAAGGTGCTGCGCGGGATCACCACGCTCGAGCAGGTCGTGCGGGAAACGGCGGCGTGA
- a CDS encoding helix-hairpin-helix domain-containing protein has product MSMTQGERRALAWLLAVSAVGAGVRVVRHWRDRGDATPASAESLARQLLAVDSAQGAARGARAGRTAGSRGRRRRAVADSSEKSGAGGTGGRRRTGRRGGEDSSAARVTTLPPVDLDVADSAALERLPRIGPALAQRIVAERGARGPFGSLQGLERVRGIGPKLAASLAPHVTFSGTRRPSPVQR; this is encoded by the coding sequence ATGTCCATGACGCAGGGAGAGCGGCGGGCGCTGGCCTGGCTGCTGGCGGTGTCCGCCGTGGGTGCTGGCGTTCGTGTGGTTCGTCACTGGCGCGATCGTGGCGATGCAACGCCGGCGTCGGCGGAGTCGCTGGCGCGGCAGCTCCTGGCCGTCGATTCGGCGCAGGGCGCGGCGCGGGGGGCTCGCGCCGGCCGGACTGCCGGGAGTCGTGGCAGACGGCGTCGCGCCGTGGCGGACTCATCCGAAAAAAGTGGTGCGGGCGGGACCGGTGGCCGGCGCCGGACCGGGCGGCGCGGCGGTGAGGACAGTTCGGCCGCGCGGGTGACGACACTCCCGCCGGTAGACCTCGACGTGGCGGACTCCGCCGCGCTCGAGCGATTGCCACGGATCGGCCCGGCGCTCGCGCAGCGCATCGTGGCGGAGCGTGGTGCCCGTGGGCCATTCGGCTCACTGCAGGGTCTCGAGCGCGTGCGAGGCATCGGCCCGAAGCTGGCCGCCAGCCTGGCCCCGCACGTGACGTTCTCGGGCACTCGGCGTCCCTCCCCGGTACAGCGCTGA
- a CDS encoding M28 family peptidase, which translates to MMLRRVVPTLTLVALAGLVACSGETPGATAGPGADSLALRSAAAFDGERSMTYLRTALGFGTRVPGSTGHVKTGDWIVAEMRARGATVTEQTWTHTTKGGTALPMRNIIARFNPTAATRVLYVTHWDTRPRSDGQGVAPADTGKPIVGANDGTSGIALFLSIADALKAKPTTVGVDLVFVDGEDYGSFGPPEVDVFIGSEYFARHLPDPGYAPEFAVVWDMIGDRSLQIFQEQFSLDNAGAVVARVWSRAEALGYANYFIQRPKHPVNDDHIPLQKVGLKAIDVIDLDYPYHHTQEDTEDKVSRESMQVVGTVAVSLIRELEAP; encoded by the coding sequence ATGATGCTGCGTCGCGTGGTGCCGACCCTTACGCTGGTGGCGCTGGCGGGCCTTGTGGCCTGCAGCGGGGAAACCCCGGGGGCGACGGCCGGGCCGGGGGCGGATTCGCTCGCGTTGCGGTCGGCGGCCGCCTTCGACGGTGAACGGTCGATGACCTACCTCCGCACGGCCCTCGGCTTCGGCACGCGCGTGCCGGGCTCGACCGGACACGTGAAGACGGGCGACTGGATCGTTGCCGAGATGCGGGCGCGGGGCGCCACGGTCACCGAGCAGACCTGGACCCACACGACCAAGGGCGGCACCGCGCTGCCGATGCGGAACATCATCGCACGGTTCAACCCGACCGCGGCGACGCGGGTGCTGTACGTCACGCACTGGGATACGCGCCCCCGTTCCGACGGGCAGGGGGTGGCGCCGGCCGACACGGGGAAGCCGATCGTGGGTGCGAACGACGGCACCAGCGGCATCGCCCTCTTCCTCTCGATCGCCGACGCCCTGAAGGCGAAGCCGACGACGGTGGGCGTGGACCTGGTGTTCGTGGACGGTGAGGACTACGGCTCCTTCGGGCCCCCCGAGGTGGACGTCTTCATCGGCTCGGAGTACTTCGCCCGCCACCTGCCCGACCCGGGCTACGCCCCGGAGTTCGCGGTGGTGTGGGACATGATCGGCGACCGGAGCCTGCAGATCTTCCAGGAGCAGTTCTCGCTGGACAATGCGGGGGCGGTGGTGGCCCGGGTGTGGAGCCGGGCCGAGGCGCTGGGGTATGCCAACTACTTCATCCAGCGGCCGAAGCACCCCGTGAACGACGACCACATCCCGCTCCAGAAGGTGGGGCTGAAGGCGATCGACGTGATCGACCTGGACTATCCCTACCACCACACGCAGGAGGACACCGAGGACAAGGTGTCGCGCGAGAGCATGCAGGTCGTGGGGACGGTGGCGGTGTCGCTGATCCGCGAGCTCGAGGCGCCCTGA
- a CDS encoding LptF/LptG family permease, which translates to MKILSRYVLREHLGPLAFALTALTSLLMLNFIAKRFGDIVGKGLPASVIAEFFLLALPFTVAMTLPMAVLVAVLYAFSRLASESEITALKASGVSMGRILTPVLGGATVLALGMVYFNDFVLPEANHQLRILQTDIGRTKPTFALREQVINDIIPGRLFLRALRIDKARNRLHDVVIYDFGDGSKRRTIVADSGDLTLTEGTGDLTMLLFHGTMTEIPTAQPTQLTRLAYERDRITVRGVANSFSRDSADNYKSEREMGVCEMQAQVYGAERELYAEQRSAAAVQARAIRALTRGIVDTLRPPDSLRTASPGIGRYYCEATAALTALFRGGDSTTTRGGTPTTAAAPVSPTIGPVVTPADRAVTPVPAGVPDTAAPASGTTVTVPAPTPSGSATVEAPQSLLPPSTVTPSMASSGIGSQLEQTLQRGTIARSTWQQYEVEIHKKFSLAVACIVFVLLGAPIALRFPRGGVGLVIGASLAVFALYYICLIAGESMADDGVVPPWVAMWAANLVFTLVGVVLFLRMGREGSTARGGDLDEVKDRIRNWFASLRPAARRAAAVPAIDR; encoded by the coding sequence GTGAAGATCCTCAGTCGGTACGTCCTCCGGGAGCACCTCGGGCCACTCGCCTTCGCGCTTACGGCACTGACGTCGCTGCTGATGCTGAACTTCATCGCCAAGCGCTTCGGCGACATCGTCGGCAAGGGCCTGCCCGCCTCCGTGATCGCCGAGTTCTTCCTGCTCGCGCTGCCATTCACCGTGGCGATGACGCTGCCGATGGCCGTGCTCGTCGCCGTGCTCTACGCCTTCAGCCGACTCGCCTCCGAGAGCGAGATCACCGCCCTCAAGGCCAGCGGTGTCTCGATGGGCCGCATCCTCACGCCCGTCCTCGGCGGCGCCACGGTGCTCGCCCTCGGCATGGTCTACTTCAACGACTTCGTGCTTCCCGAGGCCAACCACCAGCTCCGCATCCTGCAGACCGACATCGGCCGCACCAAGCCGACCTTCGCGCTGCGCGAGCAGGTGATCAACGACATCATCCCCGGCCGCCTCTTCCTCCGCGCGCTGCGCATCGACAAGGCGCGCAACCGCCTGCACGACGTCGTCATCTACGACTTCGGCGACGGCAGCAAGCGGCGCACCATCGTCGCCGACAGCGGCGACCTCACGCTGACCGAGGGCACCGGCGACCTCACCATGCTGCTGTTCCACGGCACCATGACGGAGATTCCCACCGCGCAGCCCACGCAGCTCACGCGCCTCGCGTACGAGCGCGACCGCATCACCGTGCGCGGCGTCGCCAACAGCTTCTCGCGCGACAGCGCCGACAACTACAAGTCGGAGCGCGAGATGGGGGTCTGCGAGATGCAGGCGCAGGTGTACGGCGCCGAGCGTGAGCTGTATGCCGAGCAGCGCAGTGCGGCGGCGGTGCAGGCGCGTGCGATCCGCGCCCTCACGCGCGGCATCGTGGACACGCTGCGCCCCCCCGACTCGCTGCGCACGGCCTCACCGGGCATCGGCCGCTATTACTGCGAGGCCACCGCCGCACTCACCGCACTCTTCCGCGGTGGCGACAGCACCACGACGCGGGGCGGCACGCCGACCACGGCCGCCGCGCCGGTGAGCCCCACCATCGGCCCCGTGGTCACCCCGGCCGATCGCGCCGTCACGCCGGTGCCGGCCGGCGTGCCCGACACCGCCGCACCGGCCAGCGGCACCACGGTCACGGTGCCCGCCCCCACCCCGTCGGGGAGTGCCACCGTCGAGGCACCGCAGTCACTGCTGCCCCCGTCGACCGTCACCCCCTCGATGGCGTCGTCGGGGATCGGCTCGCAGCTCGAGCAGACGCTGCAGCGCGGCACCATCGCGCGCTCCACCTGGCAGCAGTACGAGGTCGAGATCCACAAGAAGTTCTCGCTCGCGGTGGCCTGCATCGTGTTCGTGCTGCTCGGTGCGCCGATCGCGCTGCGCTTCCCGCGCGGCGGCGTGGGCCTCGTGATCGGGGCGAGCCTCGCGGTCTTCGCGCTGTACTACATCTGCCTCATCGCCGGCGAGTCCATGGCCGACGACGGCGTGGTGCCGCCGTGGGTGGCGATGTGGGCGGCGAACCTCGTCTTCACGCTCGTCGGCGTGGTGCTCTTCCTCCGCATGGGGCGCGAGGGCAGCACGGCGCGCGGCGGTGACCTCGACGAGGTGAAGGACCGGATCCGGAACTGGTTCGCGTCGCTCCGCCCTGCGGCACGGCGCGCAGCCGCCGTGCCAGCCATCGACCGCTGA
- a CDS encoding LptF/LptG family permease, with product MRALDRYVLKEWLRIFLITTFGFPVMIVIVDLTEKLDTYLQRQIPARDIAVSYLYGVPETMFQVLPAAVLFATVFTVSSFTRYSEITAAKASGISFHRFIRPLTLGAVFAMCIGFSLNVIIPPLNQKKLNLLQEQKFKDTGERYNFAFATGEGRTYKVGALHASRNMIENLEVERLGRGPAMPTMYALAEQAFYRKNSHWMMVRGNLHIVPNATVDIVFTYDSLLDRSFTERPLELNAATKAPADMGWQELGRYIRALQRSGSDVNPLKVERMLKLAIPVTCVIILLFAAPLATSTQRGGAAWGIGVSLLTTVIFLVLVNLMRGFGGKGIISPDLAAWVPSLIFGVVGAVLLWRVRT from the coding sequence ATGCGCGCACTCGATCGTTACGTCCTGAAGGAATGGCTGCGGATCTTCCTGATCACGACCTTCGGCTTCCCGGTCATGATCGTGATCGTGGACCTCACCGAGAAGCTCGACACCTACCTGCAGCGCCAGATCCCCGCCCGCGACATCGCCGTCAGCTACCTGTATGGTGTGCCGGAGACGATGTTCCAGGTGCTGCCGGCGGCCGTGCTGTTCGCGACGGTGTTCACGGTCAGCTCCTTCACGCGGTACTCCGAGATCACCGCGGCCAAGGCCAGCGGCATCTCGTTCCATCGCTTCATCCGGCCGCTCACGCTCGGTGCCGTGTTCGCGATGTGCATCGGGTTCTCGCTGAACGTGATCATCCCGCCGCTCAACCAGAAGAAGCTCAACCTGCTGCAGGAGCAGAAGTTCAAGGACACCGGCGAGCGCTACAACTTCGCCTTCGCCACCGGCGAGGGCCGCACCTACAAGGTCGGTGCGCTCCACGCGTCGCGGAACATGATCGAGAACCTCGAGGTCGAGCGCCTCGGCCGCGGCCCGGCCATGCCGACGATGTACGCGCTGGCCGAGCAGGCGTTCTACCGGAAGAACAGCCACTGGATGATGGTGCGCGGCAACCTGCACATCGTACCGAACGCCACCGTGGACATCGTCTTCACCTACGATTCGCTGCTCGACCGGTCGTTCACCGAGCGCCCGCTCGAGCTCAATGCGGCGACGAAGGCGCCGGCGGACATGGGCTGGCAGGAGCTCGGGCGCTACATTCGTGCATTGCAGCGATCGGGCTCGGATGTGAATCCGCTGAAGGTCGAGCGCATGCTCAAGCTCGCCATTCCGGTCACCTGCGTGATCATCCTGCTCTTCGCCGCCCCCCTAGCCACGAGCACGCAGCGTGGAGGTGCCGCGTGGGGCATCGGCGTCAGCCTCCTGACGACGGTCATCTTCCTCGTTCTCGTGAACCTGATGCGCGGCTTCGGCGGCAAGGGGATCATCTCGCCTGACCTGGCGGCGTGGGTCCCCAGCCTGATCTTCGGCGTGGTGGGTGCGGTGCTGCTCTGGCGCGTGCGCACCTGA
- a CDS encoding ABC transporter permease: protein MGSAHVPTPVKTVTEAVDILPVRGLRALGRLTVAQLAHTGRFAQFMGDIGRGFAEVGTWAPEVIKQMRSIGVDSLPLVVIVASFLGAVSAFQTRYQLFPGVQLSVIGLIVRQSIVLELGPLLTALVLAGRVGAKMTAEIGTMRVTEQIDALETLAFDPVAFLAVPRLLAALVMVPVLVLIANFMAIISAFITLIMATDVTPLDFKAGLQLAFIPFQVWYSVIKSVGFGAAIALVCTYEGYVSGSGAEGVGRSTAKAVVITSVAILVYDAIIAALLAPFIQA from the coding sequence ATGGGCAGCGCACATGTGCCCACCCCGGTGAAGACGGTCACCGAGGCCGTCGACATCCTGCCGGTCCGCGGCCTGCGGGCGCTGGGGCGGCTGACGGTCGCGCAGCTCGCGCACACGGGCCGGTTCGCGCAGTTCATGGGGGACATCGGGCGCGGGTTCGCGGAGGTCGGCACCTGGGCACCGGAAGTCATCAAGCAGATGCGCAGCATCGGCGTGGACTCGCTGCCGCTGGTGGTGATCGTCGCCTCGTTCCTCGGCGCGGTGTCGGCCTTCCAGACCCGCTACCAGCTCTTTCCCGGCGTGCAGCTCAGCGTCATCGGCCTGATCGTGCGCCAGAGCATCGTGCTCGAGCTCGGGCCCCTGCTCACGGCGCTCGTGCTCGCCGGCCGCGTCGGCGCGAAGATGACGGCCGAGATCGGGACGATGCGCGTGACGGAGCAGATCGACGCGCTCGAGACGCTGGCCTTCGACCCCGTGGCGTTCCTCGCGGTGCCGCGCCTGCTGGCCGCCCTGGTGATGGTGCCGGTGCTGGTGCTGATCGCGAACTTCATGGCGATCATCAGCGCCTTCATCACGCTGATCATGGCCACCGACGTCACGCCGCTCGACTTCAAGGCCGGCCTGCAGCTGGCGTTCATCCCGTTCCAGGTCTGGTACAGCGTCATCAAGTCGGTCGGGTTCGGCGCGGCCATCGCGCTGGTCTGCACCTATGAAGGGTATGTCAGCGGGTCCGGCGCCGAGGGCGTCGGCCGCTCCACCGCCAAGGCGGTCGTGATCACCTCCGTCGCCATCCTCGTGTACGACGCCATCATCGCGGCGCTCCTCGCACCATTCATCCAGGCATGA